The region CGCTGATGGCGTTCTCGAATGCATCCTTGGTGAGCAGATCCAAGGGTCGGATGTTGGCCTTCACCGCGTCCAACAACACCTCTGCCGAACGGGCGGCACTGTCGGCCTTCTCTTCGTCTTCCGCCGCCATCGTTGAGCTGTAGGGCAGGCTCAACCCCATCGTTTCGATGGCTGCACTCATGGTGTTGGCGGTGAACATGCCGCCGCAGCTGCCGGCTCCTGGGCAAGCGTTCTTTTCGACAGCGGTGAGCTGGTCTTCGTCGATGTTGCCGCTGGTGAGCTGGCCAACTGCCTCAAAGGCGCTGACCACGGTGAGATCACAGCCGCCGAGTTTCCCTGGCTTGATCGTGCCGCCGTAAACGAACACAGCCGGAATGTTCATCCGCGCCATGGCCAGTATGGCGCCGGGCATGTTCTTGTCGCAGCCGCCCACCGCCAGCACGCCATCCATGCTCTGGCCATTGCAGGCGGTTTCAATCGCATCGGCGATCACCTCACGGCTTACTAGGGAGTACTTCATCCCTTCGGTGCCCATGGAGATGCCATCACTCACCGTGATGGTTCCGAACATCTGTGGCATGCCGCCGGCCTGACGGGCAGCTTCTTCAGCGCGCAGGGACAGGTCGTTCAACCCGACGTTGCAGGGTGTGATCGTGCTGTAGCCGTTGGCGATCCCGAGAATCGGCTTGCCGAAGTCCTCATCTCCGAATCCCACCGCACGGAGCATGGCGCGATTGGGGGAACGCTGGATCCCCTTGGTGACGGCGTCGGAACGAAGCATGGGCCGGAGCTCTGGACCTGGGACGATCCGGCCAACCTACCGAGCGCTCAGTCCTCCGATCCCAGGCGTTCCAGCTGGGCACGCACCCGGGCGATCTCTGCGTTGAGCTTCTCTACTCGCTGTTCCAGCAGTCCGTTTTCACCAGGCTCGAGCACCTCGGAGCCGTCCTGCATGCGCGGGGCATGCAGCATTGACCGCTGCCGAGTGATCCGGCTGCGGCGGTCCGCCTCATTCAATAACCACCAAGCCAGTCCGGCGGCTCCGATTACGGCGCCTGCCACCAAGGTGGTCAGGGTGCCTGAGCCGGTCTCGTGCTGATGTCCCATTCACTCAACCTCCTGCGTTGAAATCTAGTCGCGGCCTGCGGACCTGAACCGCAGCCGTTGCACTGGATCACCGATGCCGGGAACGATGGCTCCGTCGGCGTTCAGGCTTTCATCGATGCAGGCGGTGTGCAGCGTCAGATCCGGGACGGTCTCCCCCAGCAGCTTCAGACCAGGGCTGGCGCAAAGCGCCGTGATCAACCGGATCCGCCGCCCGTCCACCCCCTGCTTCTGCAGCAGTTGCATGGCCTTCAGCACGCCCTCTCCATCACTGATTTGGTCGACGAACAGGATCACGCCGGTGTTGGCCGCGATGTCGTTCGGGACGCCATCAAGACAGAGAGCGGCATCAGGAAGCACATGGCGACCTCCCTGCCAGAGTTCCAGGCCTGCGGGCAGGATCGGCAGGGCCAGCAGAGGGATGCCCGCTTCCACCACCGTGGACTCAGCCTCACCATGCTCGGTTGGGATGCTTTCCTGGCGATGCGGCAACCAGTCCCTCAGGGCTTCGTAGGTGAGCCAGCGGCCCAGTTCCTGCATCGCTGTGGCGTAGAGGGCTGATGGTGTCTCCCGATGGCGGAGCATCGCCAGCCAGTGGCCGATCAAGGGATGAGGTGGCACCACCACCCGCAGACTCATGGCCATCTCGCGTCGCTCCGCCGGCAGTTGCCATAACGTGAGCGCTCAAATTACCGGTCCCATGCGCGCCCTTCTCCGTCCTGCCTCCCTGGTGGCGGCGATCCTGGTGGTGGTCAGCACCTTGCTGTGGACCAACTCTGCCCAGGCGATCACGGCCCCTGAACTGCGGGGACAGCGTGCGGTTCAGGAGATCACGGCTGATATGCACGGCCTTGATCTCAAGGAGAAAGAGTTCCTCAAGGCTGATTTACGTGAGGTCAACCTCAGCGATACCGATCTGCGTGGGGCCGTGATCAACACCTCTCAGCTTCAGGGTGCGGATCTGCGTGGTGCCGACCTGTCCAACGTGGTGGGGTTTGCCAGTCGATTCGACGGTGCTGACCTGAGAGGTGCGACGTTCACCAACGCGATGCTGATGCAGAGCCGCTTCGCCGACGCCCGCATTGAGGGTGCTGATTTCACCGATGCGGTCCTCGATCTTCCCCAGCAGAAACTGCTCTGTGCAACAGCCGCCGGTGAGCACCCCGTGAGTGGTGTGTCGACTCGTGAGAGCCTGGGTTGTCGCCCCTGAGTTCCATTAGCAGACGTCTGCCGGTCACCGTGATAACCGGTTTCCTTGGTGCCGGTAAAACCACTGTTCTGCGCCATCTGCTCACCCGCAGTGGTCAGCGTCTGGCCGTGATGGTCAATGAATTCGGCAGTGTCGGACTGGATGGGGATCTGATTCGCAGTTGCGGTTTCTGCCCCGACGATGAGGTGGAAGGCCGCCTTGTGGAGCTCAACAACGGCTGCTTGTGTTGCACGGTGCAGGACGACTTCCTGCCGACGATGGAACAGCTGCTTGAGCGGGCGGATCAATTGGATGGAATCGTTGTGGAAACAAGTGGTCTGGCGTTGCCGCGTCCGTTGCTGCAGGCCCTGGACTGGCCGGCCATCCGCAGCCGTGTGCACGTGAACGGTGTGGTGACGCTCGTTGACGGTGAAGCTCTTGCCGCTGGCAGCCCCGTCGCGGATCGGGAGGCTCTGGAGCAGCAGCGTCGGGATGATCCCAGCCTTGATCACATCACTGCGATCGATGAGTTGTTCCGCGATCAGCTTCAGGCCGCAGATCTCGTTCTGCTCAGCCGTGCCGATCGGCTGTCGCCATCGCAGCTGGATGTACTGCAGAGCGACCTGAACGCGCAGACCAGGCCCGGGACGGCACTGCTCCCGGTGGCCCATGGCGCCGTGGACACCACGGTGGTGCTCGGTCTGGAGCATCACGCCGAAGATGTAACTCACCATCACAACCACGACCACGAGCATGACCACGATCATCACGATCACAGCCATGTCGCGATGGTGAGTGGCGGTCTTCGTCTGGAGGGAGAATTTGATCGGGCGACTCTCGAACAACTGCTGCTCAGATTGGTGAGTGAGCATCAGGTGCTGCGGCTGAAAGGACGCGTCTGGCTGCCGGGCAAAACCTTGCCTTTGCAGCTGCAGATGGTGGGCCCACGGCTCAACAGCTGGTTCGAGGCTGCACCGACGGCAGCTTGGCGACCCGGCAGTGGGGCGGGAGTGGATCTGGTGGTGCTGTCTCTGCAGGAGTCAGCTACCGCATCGTTCGAGCAGGCGCTTCAGACGCTGCAGGCCACCCCGGCCACCGCCAGCACCGCAGCCAGGACCCCACGGGGCTGAATCGGATCTCCTTCGAACCGGCCTGCAACCAGTGCCATCACCGGCGCCGTGCTCATCAGCGTGACGCCAGGGCCGACGGGCATGGCCTGAAACACCAGTTGCTGCATGGCGATGCCCAGATTGGTGCCCAGGGCGGTGGCCAGCACAATCCGCAGCGTTGGACCGGATCGAACGCTGAGGCGCGACCCTCTGGAACGAACGAGTGGCAACAAAGCCAGCCAGCCCCCCAGCAGCCTGACCGCAGCGGTCTGGAGGGGCGTCAGGTCGCTGCTGATCAGCACATGTCGCGCCAGAAAGGCGCCACTCAGGCCGCAGAGCACCGCCATCAGACCCATGGCCAGTCCCTGACGGTCCCTGTGAAGCGGCCCGTCGCTGTCCGCCACAAGGACCACGGCTCCCGCTACCAACAGAGCACCCACCCAGGCCCCTGCGCCGAGTCGCTCCCCCATCAGCATGACGCTGCCGAGGCTGGCCAACACTGGACCCACCGCTTCCAGCGTGAGAGTTCGGCGGGTGCCCAGGCGTCGCAGGGCGGCGAGATAGAAGCTGTCACCGGCGGCGATGCCCACGCCGCCGCTGAGTAACAACATTGCGATGGCTGCAGCGTTGTCCTGCCATGGCAGCAGCGCCAGCACAGGCAGAAACAACAGGGTCGCCAGTCCGTTCTTCAGGGCATTGAGCTGCAGGGCGGAGCCCTGATCCGACAAGGACCGCCACAGGCCGCTGGCGGTTGTCCAGGCCAGGGCTGCAGCGAGTGCAGCCATCACGCCGATCATTGGCATTCAGTCAAAATCTGGTCACTCACCTGCCAGAGCTGCCCTGCCTTGCCCTCATCGGCGGCTTCCGCCGAGGTTTCGGCGCGCTGGAACCGATGACGCCCTGGACCGAGAAGCGTGTTGCTCCAGTAGCTGAATCCCAATGGCATGGCGGGATCCAGCACCAACCGCTCCAACAGTTCAGCGGCCCGCTGGGGATGTTCGGTGAGTCGCAACAGATCGCGTGCCACGACTTCGAACAAGGCCTGCCCGATGGGGTTGGCCTGGCGGCTGTTGCGGAAGAAACCGTCCCGTCCCCGCGGAATCACCAGGCCGGGACTCCAGCAGATCACGGGCAACTGCGGATGCAGCAGTGCCAGATGCCTGCCCATCAACAGGTTGCAGAGCTTGCTGTCCTTGTAGGCCTTGTCCGCATCAAAGGGCCGTTCACCGTTCACCATCTCTGAATGCTTCTTTAGTCCGGAAAGATCGCCGAGGCCGGCGGGGCGTCCCACCCGTCCGCCGCCACTGGCCGGGTTGTGCACCTCCGACGCTGTGATGACCAGCCTTGGCGCAGCGGATCGCAACAGCAGTGGCAGCAGATCCATCACCAGCCGCTGATGCGCCAGATGGTTGACGGCGATGGTGAGTTCCAGGCCCTGGGCACTCCAGCGCACCTGCCGATAGCCAGCGTATTGCAAACCGGCGTTGAGCAGCAGGCCATCCAGGTCGTCATCCCGTTGACGAAGCGCTTGTCCGATGGCTTGAACCTGATCAAGGTCGGCCAGATCCGCCAGCAGCAGGCGGCTTTCTCCCGTCAGCCAGCCGAGGGTCTGATCAGCCCGCTGCTGACTGCGGCAGATCACGGTGAGCCGGTGCCCCTGCTGTTGCAGCCGTTCGGCGGCGAGACGGCCAATACCACTGCTGGCTCCGGTGATCAGCCAGTGCTGTGGATCAGCCATTGGTGTGGATCTTGAAGACGTACAGCCTCCCGTCCCTCTCGCTCACCACGTACAAGCGACTGCGGGCAGGGTCGATCGCCACACCTTCCGACTTGCGGATCCGTTTGGGCTTGTTGTCGTCTTCGATCACCAGATCGAGGCGCTGCAGCACCTGATCATGTTCCCAGTTGTAGTGGTACAGGCACTGTCCTTTGTCACTGGTGATCCAGATCGTGTTGCGTTCGGCGTCGTAGCTGAGGCCTGAGAAGTCGAGTTTGTCCGGACCCACGGTTGGGTGCACAAAGCCATTGGTGTCGTTGAGAGGTCGGGCCTGGAGGATGCTGTTGCCTTCCGCATCAAGCTCGATCAGCAGCCCTGGGCGCCCTTCCTTCACCACAAACAGATGCCCCGTGCGGGTGTTCACGGTGATCCCTTCCAGCCCTTTGTTGTCTGGCGGATCGGGGAAGAAGCGCTGAATGCTCTCGTAGTTGGTCATGGCCGCCAAGGGACGACGGCTGAGTTCGCGCCGCGTTGCGATGTCGATGGTGATCAGCGCGTTGGTCTCTTCCTGAACGGCATGGAGTCGGCTGCCATCGCCATTGATGGCAATCCCTTCCAGATCGTCGACGCCGATGAAAAAAGACTCGGTGATGGACAGGCGACCCTTCAGATCCAGACGGAACACCGCCTTGGTGTCATCACTGACGGTGTAGATGGCGCTGCCGTCGTGGTTCAGGGTCAGGCCGGAGGGTTCGTTCAGTCCAGCCGCCTTGTCGAGAATTCGGTGTTCGCTGATCAGGCTGAGGCTGAGTGTGGCGTCGGTCATGGCAGTGCCCTCGCTGGTCCAAGGATTTCAGTCCGTGGGCTCTGGTGGGGTCTGCTGGAGCACCAGGGCCGAGAATGAAAGGCTTCTGGCACTGGCAAGCGATGCAACGCCTCGCGGTCTACTGCGGATCCAGATCTGGCCACGCGCCGGAGCATGGTCAGACCGCCACGGCATTGGGCCGCGCCATGGCCCGCCGGGGTGTGGGGTTGGTGTACGGCGCCGCCCAGATTGGTCTGATGGGCACGATCGCCGATGCGGTGCTGGCCGCTGAGGGGGAGGTGATCGGCGTGATCCCTGAAGCGTTGATGGATGCCGAGGTTGCTCACCATCAGCTCACACGCCTAGAGGTCGTTGCCGACATGCATGTCCGCAAGGCGCGCATGATCGAATTGGCAGATGCCATGGTCGCGTTGCCAGGGGGCCTTGGAACCCTGGAGGAGTTGTTCGAAGCACTCACCTGGTTGCAGCTGCGCTTTCACAGCAAACCCTGTGCCTTGCTCAATGTGGCCGGCTATTACGACCATCTCCTCCAGTTCCTGGATGGAGCGGTGGCCAATGGCTTTGTGGCGGCAGAGCATCGCGGGCTGTTGAAGGTGGATCAGGACCCGGAGCGGCTTTTGGATGTGCTGTTTCAACCCGCCTGATGTCACGGACGGTTCTGATCACCGGTGCCAGCCGCGGGATCGGCCGGGCGGTGGCCGAGAATTGTCTGGCTGAGGGGCATCGTCTCTGCCTGGGTCTGCGGGATCCGGCAGCCGTGAAGGGAACCCTGCTGGACAGCGCCCATGTGCTGCCGGTCGCCTATGACGCCGGCCAACCTGAGCAGGCCATGTCTCTGGTGGATGCTGCAACCTCCTGGGCAGGGGGTGTGGACGCGCTGATCCATTGCGCGGGAATTTTGCATCGCACGCCGCTGCTGTTTGAGGACGGGCAGGAGGCGGAGTTGGAGGAGCTGTGGCAGGTCAACGTGATGGGGCCCTGGTGGTTGACCCGAGCGGCCTGGCCGCATCTCCGCTCCTGCGGCCATGGGCGGATCCAGGTGCTGGTTTCAATGAGCGGTAAACGGGTGAAAGGTCGGATGGCGGGCTACCCGGTGAGCAAATTCGGCCTGATGGCGTTGTGTCAGTCCATGCGGAATGAAGGCTTTGATCACGGCATCCGGGTGACGGCGATTTGTCCCAGCTGGGTGAACACCGCCATGGCCCTGTCGGTGAGCTCCGTGCCTGCGGAATCCATGACGCAGCCAAGGGATCTTGCCCGTCTGATGGGACGTCTTCTGGAGCTCCCTGATGCGGCCGTGCCCTTTGAAATCGCGGTGAACTGTGCGCTGGAGACTTGATCGCGGGCTTTGGATGGCTGACCGCAACGGTCACCGGCGCTACCACTCGAGCAGAAGATTCTTCGGCCATGTGCCTGTTCGCTGCACTCGGATTGCTGGCGCCACGGTTGATCCTGGTGTTGATGTGGCTGTTCAACAGCAGCTTTGTGCTGCAACCCTTCGCGGGCATGGCCGTTCCCAATCCCGTACTGCCCATCGCTGGTCTGCTGTTGCTGCCCACCACCACCCTGGGCTTCTGCTGGGCCACGTCCTCCTTCGGTGGCGTGTCGTCTTTCAGCGGAATGCTGGTGGTGGCCATCGGCGTGATCATTGATCTCGGTCTGATCGGCAATGGCCGCGGTGTGGCCAAGCGCTGATCCTGATCTGCCCTTGATGACGGAACCCTGCGGCATCTGCCTCTTGCACCAGGATCCGCCGAGTCGCGAGCGGTATGAGATCAGTCGCACTGAGCTGTGGGTGCTCCGCCACCATCCGGTCCCAGCTCCTCTGCCGGGCTGGTTGTTGTTGGACAGTCGCCGCCATTGCGGTGGGCCGCTGGCCTTCGAACCCCAAGAGGCTGAATCCTGGGGGCTGGCCGTGCGCGATGCCAGTCAGCTGGTGCAGCAGATCACCGGCTGTGATCGCGTTTATGCCATCGCCTTTGGTGAGGGTGCTCCCCATCTGCACCTCCACCTGATTCCCCGATTTGCCGATGATCCAGCAACCAGCGCCTGGTTGGTGGCAGATCATTACCGGGCGGTGCAGGCCGGCCAGCGAGAGGCAGCTCCTGCAGCTCAGGTGCAGGAGCTGGTGGAACTGGCTCGTCGCATCAGCGGATCACGATCCATCTGCTGATTTGAATTGGCGGCTAACCACGCTGAAAGCGTTTGCGGGTGTTTTTGGAAACACGAAGGCTGCGCAGCCGTCCTAACGGCCAACCCAACTGGTGGAGATGGGCCAGCGTGGAGGTTTCGGCATCGAAGCAGCCCTCGCAGTAAGTGCTGTGAATGCCGATTTCCTTGAGGGTGAGCAGCAGCAGGCGCTCCTCCCGGCGGGTGCCGCGCCGGGCGTCCATCAGCTCAAAGCCCCGTTGCTGATGCTCGGTTGTGGAGGCTGAGAGGGTTTCGGTGTAGCCAATCAGAAGGGTCTGATCGATGGCTCGATAAGCGGTGTAAACGACGCCTTCCGGGTTGGCTTCCAGGGTCTGAACCCTCTCGCTCAGAGCGATCACGGCTTCCATGGTCGGGGCCTGCAGGGCCTTTTCAAACAGGTCGATGGAGCTTGTCATGGTCAAAGACCTCCAATGGCAAGTCGTTCGTCGCAGGCTCCCTCGTAAGCACGAATCGCTGCCGAAGGGATGGAGCCGTTGCTCTTCAGCTGCCGGATCGAGAGCTCCACGCACTGCAACACGACGCTGGTGAGTTCCCGGCCTTCGCACAGTGCCCAACTGCGCAGCAACACGTGCAGGCTTGGCGGCACGGAGACCGTGAGCTTTACCTGGTTTTCCCGCGTTGCCGCTTTGATCATGTCCAGGGCCTGTCGAGCACCTCAAGAGTAGCCCTGAAGGCACTTAGCGGCAACTCACTGGTTACTTTGGAGTGCATTCTGGGTGTCTACACGGTTGCTGCGGGCGTCTCCCCGAATGCTCTGATCGATTGATCCCCATACTTTTCGCTGTGAAGACGCATTACAGATCGTTGATCGGCCCCTTTTGCTCGGACATCGTGATCAGGATTTCATGGGTCCTATGAACACACCGAACGGAACGTGGAGTAACAACCAACCTCCAGCCGCGTTCGAAAAGCTTTGGCGTGGACTAATTCTTGTTGGCGCGATTCACCTCGGCGGCATGCTTGTCAATGTTGTGTTTCAGATGCTTGGAAACCACAGCCTAGATGGCATCCCCGCCAAGTTTTTAGGCCTGTAATTAAGCAAAATTTAATTTAAGTGTGACGATCACAGGTGTTCCCAGCACAGGATCACCTGTGATCACTTGAGCTCATCCGTTGCGATCAGGACATTTTCGCAAACAACTTTTTGTGATAATCAACGACGTCTTGGCAGCCGATCACCGGCGTGAAGTCCATCTCAATTCCAAACTGAGCACGCCAGGGAGCAAAGTGCTCAAAGATCTGCGCGTCGCTCTCAGCTTTAAACAGTAGGGTCACACGACCTGCACCGGGAGCGTGAACGCGAAAGAGCATTTCAAAGCCGTCAGCGTGATCGGCCTGAGCCATTTCGCCTGAATCCCAGAGCTCACAGAAACTTTTGTAGGCAGCCAATTGGCTTTCAATG is a window of Synechococcus sp. A15-24 DNA encoding:
- a CDS encoding SDR family NAD(P)-dependent oxidoreductase → MSRTVLITGASRGIGRAVAENCLAEGHRLCLGLRDPAAVKGTLLDSAHVLPVAYDAGQPEQAMSLVDAATSWAGGVDALIHCAGILHRTPLLFEDGQEAELEELWQVNVMGPWWLTRAAWPHLRSCGHGRIQVLVSMSGKRVKGRMAGYPVSKFGLMALCQSMRNEGFDHGIRVTAICPSWVNTAMALSVSSVPAESMTQPRDLARLMGRLLELPDAAVPFEIAVNCALET
- a CDS encoding SDR family NAD(P)-dependent oxidoreductase; the encoded protein is MADPQHWLITGASSGIGRLAAERLQQQGHRLTVICRSQQRADQTLGWLTGESRLLLADLADLDQVQAIGQALRQRDDDLDGLLLNAGLQYAGYRQVRWSAQGLELTIAVNHLAHQRLVMDLLPLLLRSAAPRLVITASEVHNPASGGGRVGRPAGLGDLSGLKKHSEMVNGERPFDADKAYKDSKLCNLLMGRHLALLHPQLPVICWSPGLVIPRGRDGFFRNSRQANPIGQALFEVVARDLLRLTEHPQRAAELLERLVLDPAMPLGFSYWSNTLLGPGRHRFQRAETSAEAADEGKAGQLWQVSDQILTECQ
- a CDS encoding pentapeptide repeat-containing protein, which translates into the protein MRALLRPASLVAAILVVVSTLLWTNSAQAITAPELRGQRAVQEITADMHGLDLKEKEFLKADLREVNLSDTDLRGAVINTSQLQGADLRGADLSNVVGFASRFDGADLRGATFTNAMLMQSRFADARIEGADFTDAVLDLPQQKLLCATAAGEHPVSGVSTRESLGCRP
- a CDS encoding diadenosine tetraphosphate hydrolase, which encodes MAAVWPSADPDLPLMTEPCGICLLHQDPPSRERYEISRTELWVLRHHPVPAPLPGWLLLDSRRHCGGPLAFEPQEAESWGLAVRDASQLVQQITGCDRVYAIAFGEGAPHLHLHLIPRFADDPATSAWLVADHYRAVQAGQREAAPAAQVQELVELARRISGSRSIC
- a CDS encoding EamA family transporter; its protein translation is MAALAAALAWTTASGLWRSLSDQGSALQLNALKNGLATLLFLPVLALLPWQDNAAAIAMLLLSGGVGIAAGDSFYLAALRRLGTRRTLTLEAVGPVLASLGSVMLMGERLGAGAWVGALLVAGAVVLVADSDGPLHRDRQGLAMGLMAVLCGLSGAFLARHVLISSDLTPLQTAAVRLLGGWLALLPLVRSRGSRLSVRSGPTLRIVLATALGTNLGIAMQQLVFQAMPVGPGVTLMSTAPVMALVAGRFEGDPIQPRGVLAAVLAVAGVACSV
- a CDS encoding SdiA-regulated domain-containing protein, which gives rise to MTDATLSLSLISEHRILDKAAGLNEPSGLTLNHDGSAIYTVSDDTKAVFRLDLKGRLSITESFFIGVDDLEGIAINGDGSRLHAVQEETNALITIDIATRRELSRRPLAAMTNYESIQRFFPDPPDNKGLEGITVNTRTGHLFVVKEGRPGLLIELDAEGNSILQARPLNDTNGFVHPTVGPDKLDFSGLSYDAERNTIWITSDKGQCLYHYNWEHDQVLQRLDLVIEDDNKPKRIRKSEGVAIDPARSRLYVVSERDGRLYVFKIHTNG
- a CDS encoding TIGR00730 family Rossman fold protein, giving the protein MGSAGAPGPRMKGFWHWQAMQRLAVYCGSRSGHAPEHGQTATALGRAMARRGVGLVYGAAQIGLMGTIADAVLAAEGEVIGVIPEALMDAEVAHHQLTRLEVVADMHVRKARMIELADAMVALPGGLGTLEELFEALTWLQLRFHSKPCALLNVAGYYDHLLQFLDGAVANGFVAAEHRGLLKVDQDPERLLDVLFQPA
- a CDS encoding uracil phosphoribosyltransferase; translation: MAMSLRVVVPPHPLIGHWLAMLRHRETPSALYATAMQELGRWLTYEALRDWLPHRQESIPTEHGEAESTVVEAGIPLLALPILPAGLELWQGGRHVLPDAALCLDGVPNDIAANTGVILFVDQISDGEGVLKAMQLLQKQGVDGRRIRLITALCASPGLKLLGETVPDLTLHTACIDESLNADGAIVPGIGDPVQRLRFRSAGRD
- the cobW gene encoding cobalamin biosynthesis protein CobW: MSRRLPVTVITGFLGAGKTTVLRHLLTRSGQRLAVMVNEFGSVGLDGDLIRSCGFCPDDEVEGRLVELNNGCLCCTVQDDFLPTMEQLLERADQLDGIVVETSGLALPRPLLQALDWPAIRSRVHVNGVVTLVDGEALAAGSPVADREALEQQRRDDPSLDHITAIDELFRDQLQAADLVLLSRADRLSPSQLDVLQSDLNAQTRPGTALLPVAHGAVDTTVVLGLEHHAEDVTHHHNHDHEHDHDHHDHSHVAMVSGGLRLEGEFDRATLEQLLLRLVSEHQVLRLKGRVWLPGKTLPLQLQMVGPRLNSWFEAAPTAAWRPGSGAGVDLVVLSLQESATASFEQALQTLQATPATASTAARTPRG
- a CDS encoding DUF3303 domain-containing protein, with translation MQMYLADCIFPDIESQLAAYKSFCELWDSGEMAQADHADGFEMLFRVHAPGAGRVTLLFKAESDAQIFEHFAPWRAQFGIEMDFTPVIGCQDVVDYHKKLFAKMS